The Vespula pensylvanica isolate Volc-1 chromosome 3, ASM1446617v1, whole genome shotgun sequence nucleotide sequence AAGAAGCCAAGATTTGAATTAAGCAAATTGCTCGAACTacatggtgatggtggtggtagtaagAGCGAAGACATTGGAGAAAGTGGCTCGAAGGTTGACAGGCCTGAGGGTTATGAACCTCCAGTGCAAGAATCTGTATAAGAGAtttattctcttattatatttcttaaaagtaaaaatcacgatttcgtgttaaaaaaaaatgttttcttgttttatttgaaaacaCATCTAATCCAAATTTTTCAGATAGTTGAAATCCATAGAAAGTACGGCAGAAATAGTTTGAAAGTTTTATTTGGTctctatataatacaaaattataaaaaaaataactataaactaagaatatatataattacaaagataatattttggTAACACCGGTCCAGCTTCCTTCAAAAAGTGTTTCGAAACTATCCATCCATGAAAACAGCAAATAGATCAGAAGTgcaaagaaaagtattttcgtaaatatatCTACCCAATACATTCtgtaaaaaaagttaaaaaattaaaaaagagaaatagaggcacagtattatcttttgtaatgtaaacaaaagataaatataaaaattttacattctAATGTGCCGACGAGCTGCTGGTAAAGTTTCGGGaagttcttttaaaatataaattcttgcAGCTTGTACACAAGtttcaaaatatttgtacACGTCTATGTCGTCTCCGTGCATgtaatacttattatattcTCTGGCATTAAGTTTATCTCTTACTTCCTTTATATTTGCATTAATAAAATCCCATTGGTTATTGGCATAATATTCGAACACATCAAATCCTTTTTGTATGCGACGTTGAACTCGACACATgctatataagaaaagaaaataacaatcaTATAATTGATAACTTCTGAATCACTTTTTATCACTTACATCGGCTCGTAACCCGcaagaaatataattgtatcaaTGAAGTAAGCTGGAATCGtgtgaaatagaaaaacacaAATATCATGATGAAGACGTGATTTTTTCATACTGCCACCTGGATACCAAAGGACACCATTTAAAGGtatcttttctattactttaCGACCGATCTCTATGATTTCACCCCACGAAATCTACgacaaacatttttatattaaattgcaAGCTCTGATAAATATACGCTATATaagattgatatttattaatatttttaatttatcaatatttttaaacatttgatcagaattttaaatttatcataaaatatcagTACGTGATATAAATGACTTAAACTTGATGCATTTAACtctgatatttaattatttatatcaatcaaaatattcgtataactGACCagttattttaacaaaatatttaacattaataaataaaaatatcgaggaaataaatagaagtgaTAATAAAACAGTCATTGAGAGTTACTTTGAAATCGCTACTGCTGGTAAGATTGTATATTCTCTTATCatgatctttaaaataaatataattccatGTGCAAGCAAGAATAGCATTGACCAATATATCGACAGGAACATAGTCGGCATAACTACTTTCATTGCAATACATGCTCCTAATTACACCCTTTCCAGCACCAATTAAAAGTCCTGTCGGACCATTGATGTTATCTGTCCAACCTGGTAGTGGTTCTTTCCAAATGGGTACCACAACACTTGGTCTATAATTTTAAAGTCATACGATTGATTTTCTTAGAATAtatctattgaaaaaaaaacaaaaatgtttgaAGATATTACCTTAATAAGACTATTGGAATATGTGGCATAGCTTCTTCAATAATCCCTTCGGACAGAGCTTTCGTAAAGGCATAGGTATTTGGTATTTTACCTAATATCTTATCTGTTATAATATCTACTATTTCATCGTCCATCCATTCgatacattttattacattatgtgGATCCGCCGGAGGTGGATACAGCTTTTCTTCCAATaactaaaagaaatattgagaTCATCGTTGTAAATAGGGGTAATTTTtcagtatatgtatatcggtatatatatgtgtgtataccaatatataatataattaatattagttCTTACGATAAATCTGAATTGTTAgttataatgatattttatataatatataatacacacatatatatatataactatataattttatatgtatatataaatatataattatatatataatacatatgtatataactatttatttttattatttatacgtacttTTTGATCAAGGTGACAATAAGATGTACTAATATGAccgaaaaataacaaattcttCATTTCCTTGGCCAACTCCAACATCTGTTTCGTACCACGTGTATTCAACAATACCGCTTTCTTTAACGCCTCATCGAATCTTTAATGTATAAGAAAACTCggtaatacttttttatgataattcgatgaaagaaattcGGAAGATTATAATTCTTACCTCACCGTTGCTGCCGCATGATAAATAATAGTGATTTTATcaatcaacatttttttatcctctGCTGAAATGCCAAGTTCTGGTAACATCACGTCTCCTTTTATCGCCGTCACCCTATTGTGTAGTGTTCCCAATCCTTTTTGTTCACGAATTTGATCGAATACCTactgatttattattaaatttaaaatttcaattcgatattaattttaattctatataattcattttaaaattaaaattttttaatcggatcttaattttaagttatttataattcattaaaaaaaatatgaattgtaaaataaattatatcatctTTTCGCATGTAATTAAATCAttgctttcccttttttcattttttcttgctATCTTAAtgacatattatatattttaggcTCTAAAATATCGAAGGAAATTTATTGTAAAGTCTCTAGAAAGTGTTTGGTAAGGCAATTGCAGTACAGTTTCGTCACGTAGATGCATAGAAATGATGCGATAGAAATCGTAAAAGTCGTATCTTTCGTCATTTCACATTTACTTTATGTGCTTGCACATATTATTAGTTAAAGTTGAATAATCGTTGTGAAGTAAATTTATgtgtaaatattgtaatacatGTTTgtaaaacatacatacatactgtACATGTTTGcattatatacacgtatgagTATTTCTGAAGTTATGacaagtattttatttacgattttctgtttcttttaattttaaaattatgatgaatttaaaattatattgcaattaaaattttacacTTATTATgagttttaaaatatatattacattttaatgatTTGAATTCAGAGTAGAGATCAACAAGATACAATTTCCGTATTAAAGCGTATAAATCGtatgcaattaaaaaataaaaagcgtTACTAATAAatccgataaaaaagaaatgtcattCTCTACCGATCGTTTggaatattgaatattttaaaagtagGATTcgtaagaaaacaaaaaactcTACTCTGTACTTATATACGTTCAAGAAAACGTATATAATTTCTGGTTTGGCTTTTTAATGacaatcaaatattttacttactaattgaataataagaaatcttGCAAAACTGGAATTTCACGGGTCGTAGTCactgttaatatataaatttacagttaaagaaaaaaaaaaggaagaaaaagaaaaagtatatattctTGACCGTACAGCTACTTTTACCATTTGAAAAGAgaacatttatttgtttttatagttGTGGAAGGTTGATCATTATCAGATAAAAGGTCAAGATAATTTTTTGACCTGGTAgcctcattatttttttcacgacGTACGTACATCACTTATGACACAGTACGTACagtgtaatttttttcgagaTGTATTACAACGTTTACTGGCTGTAACAAACCTGttagattaaaaagatataatatgatatatagatacgtaagATGTTATTACGTTTACTGGTTTGCCTAGATGAATTCTACTTTCAAAGACTATTCTTGAAGATGCTAATCAAACTTTAAATTGACATTTAATGTCAAAGGAAGactcacatatatacacacacatgtgcgTGCgcatatactaatatataataacaagaaaaaaatgaaaaaagagaaagcaatgATTTAATTACATGCGAAAAGATGATAtaacttattttataattcatattttttttaatgaattataaataacttaaaattaaagtccgattaaaaatttttgattttaaatgCGCATGTAcgtacagagaaagagagagagagagagagagagagagagagagagagagagagagagagagagagacagacagaattcgaatttcgtaaaaatatgcgatttcattaaaaaataaaattttaatcgtataaacCGGAATTTCTTCTGAAAAAGATTGCTTATTACCCAATAATACACACACTTGCATATATGCGCGCGCATAGACTAGATCTATAGTAATGAATAGAtagtagaaaattttaaataatttccacCACTTCGCACGAATCTGTACCAGTAATTCCATTGAGTAAGGTAACCACAGACCAATCGAAAAgacatgatataatatatataccagATAAACTACGAATAGACTACTTTCACTGGCTTTGgtatgattaaataataacaacgataataataataatttctctcgTTACATTGCTATTTGAACGAGGCCTTGACTCTGTTTTCTATGATGCATTTATATCTCGGATAACATGCAATGACTTTCACTCACGAATCGTTGAAAGTTTCGGGAAAGTGAAACAAAAGGACAATTGTTTAGTTGCTGCTATTCgtatttgtgaaaaaaatcttcgtcgatattttttgtgaattttttttctttttctttctttttgtttttgtttttttttctctacgccttgtctgttttttctttctctttttttttcatttatttctcgaaAATCATCAGTAAagctttatgtatatatttattttttttttattcatacttcttttattattattttcacgagaacatttattattttatcacaaagaaatgatttatttctgcttatatcaaagaaatgaTTCCACGATTTCTTTCGAACCCCTTTCTAGATTTATCTGAACTATGTAACAAGTAATACGTTCATGATGCAATCTCATTTTCAACGTCATTATCACTCAGAGaatgtatagaaaataaagagaaaatagttaAATGCGGAAGGTCTGTCTAATAAAACGAATCAAACGATCGAATGATTTTCTTCAGTtcaaatcatttaatattatatttatatttttttaaaggattCCCTTTGTTTTAATTGTTGCTTTCACTTgcatttaacaatttattgaATTCAATGGAACGATTAGAATGATTTGTTCAAACACATCtaattgttattttcatttggaTTTAACAATTTGTTGAATTCAATAGAACGATTAGAATGATTTGTCCAAACACATGTTACGGTTTCTCAATGTTTTAATGTTACGACATATTTAAGTAGTTTACGAATTAAAAGGAAACTTTACCGGACCCTGGAAGATTTCATCTAAACGATCTTTAGGTTCTTTGCCCTTTTTAGGTCTAACGAGCATAAAGATCTGTGTTATTCCTGGTAAACAACGTAGAAATTTCTCAAGCATCACTTTTCCAAGAAATCCAGTGCCTCCGGTAATCAGGATATTTTGACCTCGAAAAGTCTGTTCTATCCTATCCGGTAAATTATCCATTTTTCTATCCGCCATTACGATTGTATTCGTCTTCTATTTAGCTTTCCTTTTATCTGAAAtatgagagaataaaaattaaaagaaataaaaataaaataacaaatgaaataatatagaatatacaaAGTTATAactgattattttttatacgatttttgttctttttgtttatatatacctatataacatttatattcatatttacatAATGTTTACAATACGTATACCCaccatttatataattttttcatttatataatttatataattatatatttgttacctatatatatatatatatatatatatatatatatgctacgtgtttatttaaaattaagaaagaaaaattgataaacattattaaaaaacattaataatataataactaattagttctttattatatattaatatgtatatgcatgagCATagttgaataatataattaatttattcattgaaaaaatacatactgcatgtttttatttatttatttattttttcgtcattattaattaaaatatctgaataataaaataattagtaacatttcttttattaatcccataattcttttaatcccatttaaatatttacatattcaatttattaattatacattccGATTTCACAGAATGCAGTGTATAATCGCTTGATTTTTCACAGGATGGTTGCTTAAGTTTCGCTcgttaaaattacaaaagcaTACGAATAGTTTTATCGTCAATTCCGAAACATATCCGCATATTGCGCGACGctcaagaaataaaagagggagaaagagagagaatgagagagaaagaagtatagACACGTCCGTTTGATGAGAATTACGAGTTTCGTAATGAAAACGATGGTTGATGAACCACAAATCGTTGACCGTTCTTCTGTCTATACTATCGGTTAATACTTTCGATCATGTTTCTTTGTTGTTGCATTACGTCTTTGATGTTTTTAAGAACTGttttttttagaaacaaaCAACCGATTCTCATTACAGTGGTGAAAGCGAACACTTATGTCAAATGTTTGtaacgaatttaaaaagaaaaaaagaaaaacaaaaaatacgacAGATATAAACGGACGAGgtaaaaacaattttgaagaagatcttttttttttattccatttttaatattatcgttatgttaataatattttttgtttcatttttaatattatcgttgTGTCGTAACTCCATGATGGGAAATACAATTTTGAAAACACatgcatttatacatatatatattttttaagcctttgatttttgttctataaatataattgttaattcaTGTTTGTTCGGTATAAATagtcttattaattttattgatataatgaattgttttttctatttttctttttttttttcttttttttttgaaatgttagaaaagggatttaaaaatgttctttaaaaagaattagcagtgtatttgttttatttttctttttttgattaactttaacactttctttcgtttgtatatattttgattaattttattaaacgtactaatttatgataattttattattacattaaatgtactttattaaatgatttattccTATTAAAAA carries:
- the LOC122628025 gene encoding putative fatty acyl-CoA reductase CG5065 isoform X2, giving the protein MLPELGISAEDKKMLIDKITIIYHAAATVRFDEALKKAVLLNTRGTKQMLELAKEMKNLLFFGHISTSYCHLDQKLLEEKLYPPPADPHNVIKCIEWMDDEIVDIITDKILGKIPNTYAFTKALSEGIIEEAMPHIPIVLLRPSVVVPIWKEPLPGWTDNINGPTGLLIGAGKGVIRSMYCNESSYADYVPVDILVNAILACTWNYIYFKDHDKRIYNLTSSSDFKISWGEIIEIGRKVIEKIPLNGVLWYPGGSMKKSRLHHDICVFLFHTIPAYFIDTIIFLAGYEPIMCRVQRRIQKGFDVFEYYANNQWDFINANIKEVRDKLNAREYNKYYMHGDDIDVYKYFETCVQAARIYILKELPETLPAARRHIRIMYWVDIFTKILFFALLIYLLFSWMDSFETLFEGSWTGVTKILSL
- the LOC122628025 gene encoding putative fatty acyl-CoA reductase CG5065 isoform X1, coding for MADRKMDNLPDRIEQTFRGQNILITGGTGFLGKVMLEKFLRCLPGITQIFMLVRPKKGKEPKDRLDEIFQGPVFDQIREQKGLGTLHNRVTAIKGDVMLPELGISAEDKKMLIDKITIIYHAAATVRFDEALKKAVLLNTRGTKQMLELAKEMKNLLFFGHISTSYCHLDQKLLEEKLYPPPADPHNVIKCIEWMDDEIVDIITDKILGKIPNTYAFTKALSEGIIEEAMPHIPIVLLRPSVVVPIWKEPLPGWTDNINGPTGLLIGAGKGVIRSMYCNESSYADYVPVDILVNAILACTWNYIYFKDHDKRIYNLTSSSDFKISWGEIIEIGRKVIEKIPLNGVLWYPGGSMKKSRLHHDICVFLFHTIPAYFIDTIIFLAGYEPIMCRVQRRIQKGFDVFEYYANNQWDFINANIKEVRDKLNAREYNKYYMHGDDIDVYKYFETCVQAARIYILKELPETLPAARRHIRIMYWVDIFTKILFFALLIYLLFSWMDSFETLFEGSWTGVTKILSL